The following are from one region of the Candidatus Peregrinibacteria bacterium genome:
- a CDS encoding riboflavin synthase produces the protein MFTGIIEAMAKVLSFEGNTLQIERPRNYERLHVGQSIAVNGACLSLTKFSRKFLEFTVVPETLSRTNLAHATILNLERALPVNGRFNGHVVLGHGDDVLPIIKIQESFPGRMYSFKIPEKLSPFLVEKGSVALNGVSLTIAKISKKSFSVAIIPQTLAMTNFGSLHISDLVNIEVDSMAKYWLKWHSSHLRHC, from the coding sequence ATGTTTACGGGCATTATCGAAGCAATGGCAAAAGTATTGTCTTTCGAGGGAAATACTCTTCAGATCGAGAGACCTCGGAACTATGAGCGTCTCCACGTTGGGCAAAGTATTGCCGTAAACGGAGCTTGTCTTTCTCTTACAAAGTTTTCGCGAAAATTTTTAGAATTTACCGTAGTTCCTGAGACGTTATCACGCACAAATCTGGCTCATGCGACAATTCTGAATTTAGAAAGAGCTCTTCCAGTGAACGGAAGATTTAACGGACATGTAGTCCTTGGGCATGGAGATGATGTTCTCCCGATTATCAAGATTCAAGAGAGTTTTCCCGGGAGAATGTATTCATTTAAAATTCCGGAAAAACTCTCTCCATTTTTGGTAGAAAAGGGAAGCGTTGCTCTCAATGGAGTTTCTCTCACCATCGCCAAAATATCGAAAAAATCTTTCTCGGTCGCCATCATTCCGCAAACACTGGCGATGACAAATTTTGGATCTCTTCATATTTCTGATCTCGTGAATATCGAAGTGGACTCTATGGCAAAATACTGGCTAAAATGGCATTCTTCTCATTTAAGACATTGCTGA
- the nusA gene encoding transcription termination/antitermination protein NusA, with the protein MKPQFLAALNQICAEKNISQEVVLEAVKAAIATAYRKDYGDKEQEIEVVLRDDVDFASILIIKEVVETVENESFEISWDEAKKLKKDVEIGDEIKIDATPLGYGRIAAQAAKQVILQKLHEAERQALFSRFKDREGELLTAVVNRVEGSQVFLEIERTSVLLPARQQTPNERYFPGKRIRVYLDQVAQTTKGPQLQVSRTHPRLVEKLLEQEIPEIEHHDVEVMAISRDAGFRSKVAVKSKDEKIDPVGACIGQRGARIQPVMDELGGERVDIIEWDEDPTKLIARALQPAEISNVVVVTQEEYTDEATGKYIKKRAAVFVDETQRAMAIGKKGQNIRLASELTNFELDMYNAEEYEPFKTKLHELLNEKEKN; encoded by the coding sequence ATGAAACCACAATTTCTTGCCGCGCTGAATCAAATTTGCGCCGAAAAAAATATTTCTCAAGAAGTCGTCTTGGAAGCTGTAAAAGCCGCGATTGCAACTGCATATCGAAAAGACTATGGAGACAAAGAACAAGAAATAGAAGTCGTACTCCGCGACGATGTCGATTTTGCTTCCATTTTAATCATTAAGGAGGTTGTAGAAACAGTTGAAAACGAGAGTTTTGAGATCTCATGGGATGAAGCGAAAAAACTCAAAAAAGACGTCGAAATTGGAGATGAAATCAAAATAGATGCGACTCCACTTGGATATGGTCGAATTGCAGCACAAGCGGCAAAACAAGTCATTCTGCAAAAACTTCATGAGGCTGAACGGCAAGCGCTCTTTTCGCGATTCAAAGACAGGGAAGGAGAACTCTTGACTGCTGTGGTCAATCGTGTTGAGGGAAGCCAAGTATTTCTTGAAATTGAACGGACATCAGTCCTTCTCCCCGCGAGACAACAAACCCCGAATGAAAGATATTTTCCAGGAAAACGGATTCGAGTGTATCTTGATCAGGTAGCACAAACAACGAAAGGACCGCAGCTCCAAGTGTCGAGGACTCATCCAAGACTGGTGGAAAAACTTCTCGAACAAGAAATTCCGGAAATTGAGCACCACGACGTTGAGGTCATGGCAATTTCACGAGATGCCGGATTCCGTTCAAAAGTAGCAGTAAAATCCAAGGATGAAAAAATAGATCCCGTCGGAGCATGTATTGGGCAAAGAGGTGCGAGAATTCAACCGGTAATGGATGAACTCGGAGGAGAGAGAGTGGATATCATCGAGTGGGATGAAGATCCAACAAAATTGATCGCAAGGGCACTTCAGCCGGCAGAAATATCAAACGTCGTCGTGGTAACGCAGGAAGAGTATACGGATGAGGCAACGGGGAAATACATAAAAAAGCGAGCGGCAGTTTTTGTGGACGAGACCCAAAGAGCAATGGCTATCGGGAAAAAAGGGCAAAATATTCGACTCGCCTCAGAACTCACAAATTTTGAGCTCGATATGTATAATGCTGAAGAATATGAACCATTCAAAACAAAACTTCACGAACTCCTCAACGAAAAAGAGAAGAATTGA
- the dnaB gene encoding replicative DNA helicase, with product MTTSRHLVPPQALDAERSVLGSILIDPESIIKISDLLNPDDFYSEANGNIYKAMTDLFTKQKPIDIITLVDALEETKLLDIVGGAATLGELATEVPSASHIFEYAQIVKKKSTLRKIIRAGDAVKGLGYIEEKTVEELLEEAEKEIFTISQNFLRDRFIHIKEILSSRFELFAELHESDDPQKIRGIPTGFRGLDKILGGFQSSDLIVLAGRPSMGKTALALTFVLHAGLRQKKTIGVFSLEMSKEQLVDRMLASQMAVDSWKLQRGKLEDEDFQRMGQVMSDLNSASIFIDDSVGSSISELRAKARRLQMEHGLDMIVIDYLQLMTSGQVSLMGNRVQEISEISRSLKSLSRELHLPIIALSQLSRNVEARNDKRPILSDLRDSGAIEQDADVVLMIYRDDYYNEDSDYPGITEVWIRKHRNGPTGHTDLRFDKTQMRFYEIEKAYGE from the coding sequence ATGACGACATCACGACATTTAGTTCCTCCACAGGCCCTCGATGCGGAACGATCTGTTCTCGGTTCTATTCTCATCGATCCGGAATCCATCATCAAAATATCAGATCTTCTGAATCCTGACGATTTTTATTCCGAAGCGAATGGGAATATTTATAAGGCAATGACCGATCTTTTCACGAAACAGAAGCCAATTGACATCATCACGCTTGTTGATGCTCTGGAGGAAACAAAACTCCTCGATATCGTCGGAGGGGCAGCAACGCTTGGAGAACTTGCTACAGAAGTCCCTTCCGCAAGTCATATTTTTGAATATGCCCAAATCGTTAAGAAAAAATCAACACTGCGAAAAATAATTCGTGCAGGAGATGCGGTGAAAGGGCTCGGATACATAGAAGAAAAGACTGTTGAAGAACTTCTCGAAGAAGCAGAAAAAGAAATTTTCACGATTTCTCAGAATTTTCTGAGAGATCGATTTATTCATATTAAAGAAATTCTGAGCAGCCGATTTGAACTCTTCGCAGAACTCCATGAATCGGATGATCCCCAAAAAATTCGAGGTATTCCCACCGGATTTCGTGGACTTGATAAGATTTTGGGAGGATTTCAGTCTTCGGATCTCATTGTTCTCGCCGGGAGGCCGTCTATGGGAAAAACAGCGCTGGCGCTTACTTTTGTCCTTCATGCTGGACTTCGACAAAAAAAGACCATTGGAGTTTTTTCACTCGAAATGTCGAAAGAACAGCTTGTCGACAGGATGCTCGCTTCCCAAATGGCGGTGGATTCGTGGAAACTTCAGAGAGGGAAATTGGAAGATGAGGATTTTCAGCGTATGGGGCAGGTGATGAGCGATCTCAATTCGGCTTCGATTTTTATAGATGATTCCGTCGGATCCAGCATTTCTGAGCTCAGGGCAAAGGCAAGACGTCTTCAAATGGAGCATGGACTGGATATGATTGTGATTGACTATCTCCAGCTCATGACTTCGGGACAAGTGTCTCTTATGGGAAATCGAGTTCAGGAAATTTCCGAAATTTCCAGGAGTCTTAAATCGCTCTCAAGAGAGCTCCATTTGCCAATTATTGCGCTTTCCCAACTTTCACGAAATGTAGAAGCGCGTAATGACAAAAGGCCAATTCTTTCTGATCTTCGTGATTCAGGTGCTATTGAACAAGACGCTGATGTGGTGCTCATGATTTATCGCGATGATTATTACAACGAAGATTCTGACTATCCCGGAATTACCGAAGTATGGATTCGAAAACATCGAAATGGCCCCACAGGGCACACGGATTTAAGATTCGATAAAACTCAGATGAGGTTCTATGAGATTGAGAAAGCCTATGGGGAATAA
- a CDS encoding DUF167 domain-containing protein: protein MDTKFFQEILARGVIALKVIPRAKKTEIVGKMADGTWKIRIASVPENGKANVELLKFLKKKGNIHAEIIQGEKERKKIIKLLLPPASSSRAKHFFTT from the coding sequence ATGGATACGAAATTTTTTCAGGAAATTTTGGCGCGAGGAGTAATAGCGCTCAAGGTAATTCCGAGAGCCAAAAAAACTGAGATCGTCGGAAAAATGGCGGATGGAACCTGGAAAATACGCATAGCTTCTGTTCCAGAGAATGGGAAAGCGAATGTGGAACTCTTGAAATTTTTAAAGAAAAAAGGAAACATTCACGCTGAAATTATCCAAGGAGAAAAAGAGAGAAAGAAAATAATAAAACTTTTACTTCCTCCTGCTTCTTCTTCGCGCGCGAAACATTTTTTCACCACATGA
- a CDS encoding 50S ribosomal protein L1, giving the protein MKKHGKKYRAALEKIGDPNKARSLPEAVNLIKTTSPTKFDATIEIHLRTGCDPKQADEMVRAVLVLPHGTGKSKRIAVFGDATEQEKAKKAGAEVVGGEELITKVEKGNIDFEVAIATPEMMKKLAKAAKVLGPKGLMPSPKSGTVTTDVTKAVEEIKKGKIEFKLDKQSLIHSILGKTSFSESAILENLKAFLKALKEAKPSGVKGTYIESMYLTTSMGPSVALNISEAMSV; this is encoded by the coding sequence ATGAAGAAACACGGCAAAAAATACAGGGCTGCCCTTGAAAAAATTGGCGATCCGAATAAAGCTCGTTCCCTTCCTGAAGCGGTGAATTTGATAAAGACCACTTCTCCCACAAAATTCGATGCGACAATTGAGATTCATCTTAGGACTGGTTGTGATCCGAAACAAGCGGATGAAATGGTGCGAGCAGTTCTTGTGCTCCCTCATGGTACGGGGAAAAGTAAGCGAATAGCTGTTTTTGGCGATGCCACTGAGCAAGAAAAAGCAAAAAAAGCAGGCGCTGAAGTTGTTGGAGGAGAGGAGCTCATCACAAAAGTAGAAAAGGGGAACATCGATTTTGAGGTTGCAATTGCAACACCAGAAATGATGAAAAAACTCGCAAAAGCTGCAAAAGTGCTTGGACCAAAAGGACTCATGCCTTCTCCCAAATCAGGCACTGTTACCACTGATGTAACAAAAGCAGTAGAGGAAATTAAAAAAGGGAAAATTGAATTTAAACTCGATAAACAATCTCTTATTCATTCTATTCTCGGAAAAACTTCTTTTTCGGAAAGTGCGATTTTAGAAAACTTAAAGGCTTTCCTCAAGGCCTTGAAAGAGGCGAAACCGAGTGGAGTAAAGGGGACTTACATTGAGAGTATGTATCTCACCACCAGTATGGGACCTTCTGTCGCTTTGAATATAAGCGAAGCAATGTCGGTGTAG
- a CDS encoding fibronectin type III domain-containing protein gives MKKQIQKISAFFFILTGLYIGSSFASAAAPLSAQGQDTIAGYAVSLKSSRGTPEEDVTFRVEKPNKGIVNIPAKTNEVGIAAADLFSLQTTEAGTYSVSVYYRDYASEHPSISTFEVFPGEVSASQSTVTPSMGAIAADGREETFIEVTLRDKYSNPIPDHLLTLVSSRREDHISEDLSGIGTDRNGKKIFHLFSEEPGISYITVLDRATGTPLDARAKVIFFEAEAEKSDLPRGGSKLTANIFGENDSSELSGPIVGFELTFEDGKGNTNSAVVGSDQNYFTVRAIDAEKKTVKNYTGTVQIGTSDPSANFPHEHTFEEKDLGVFQFSLAFRFSQTGKQTLQVFDYDPDTEKVSRNISGEIEIMVKESEGNVPSPNTPPGGEVDVKTPEEGSTYATRDISLTGKGNARSDLLVFLDDKEVSSVSTDADGVFFDTIRDVQDGAHTIYLQEKAGKKSLSKTVSFSVDTRSPTLDDFRVSPKGEVEAGTKIMVTLLSEAAIPKTHLRVDNQEISFTEKEGTPGNYEVTFDAPKIPGEYSLDVILIDPYENESSFVSAAKIKVIAKKNELPAFPRNVKAAAVEEGVKIEWDLIAKSETEITMYIIFGGKSESSLEEMKTVPGTQHEVLLQNLEQGTQYFFAVSALDANKKQSVKSEIVSARSLFDAKEFSAPKNVTAVLSGESVNISWDLIEDHPEGIVLYSIYMGTSAVNLAVTESVSGTKTQTLISDLRAGMSYAFAVRAIDTKGKESAMSSPFFLQIPGNSLSENSVLAEAGNTFAKISWDPSPEADSYIVAYGIRPGGKHTEETVVSKTKNSVEIKDLMNGVVYYFTVIPQKNGFSTGEAYEETWVIPSKNGLHGAANSYNGRSQTSSGPGGVFVFVGMAFLLSSFFVLMRKVRCAY, from the coding sequence GTGAAAAAACAAATACAAAAAATTTCGGCATTTTTTTTCATACTTACCGGTTTGTATATCGGAAGTAGCTTTGCTTCTGCTGCAGCACCGCTGAGTGCTCAGGGACAAGACACAATTGCTGGCTATGCTGTTTCTCTCAAGTCTTCTCGAGGAACTCCAGAAGAAGATGTTACTTTTCGAGTAGAAAAGCCGAATAAAGGGATCGTCAATATTCCGGCGAAGACAAATGAAGTCGGTATTGCCGCTGCAGATCTTTTTAGTCTCCAAACTACTGAGGCAGGAACATATTCCGTGAGTGTTTATTATCGTGATTACGCTTCAGAACATCCGTCCATTTCGACATTTGAAGTATTTCCGGGCGAAGTTTCTGCAAGTCAATCAACTGTTACTCCAAGTATGGGCGCAATTGCTGCTGATGGGAGAGAGGAAACATTTATCGAAGTAACGCTTCGCGATAAATACTCAAATCCCATTCCCGACCATCTCCTCACACTTGTTTCTTCTCGGAGGGAAGATCACATTTCGGAAGATCTTTCTGGAATTGGCACTGACCGCAACGGAAAAAAAATATTCCACCTTTTTTCAGAAGAACCTGGAATTTCGTACATAACGGTTCTTGATCGTGCCACAGGAACTCCTCTTGACGCTCGCGCAAAAGTAATATTTTTCGAAGCAGAAGCGGAAAAGAGTGATCTCCCCCGCGGAGGAAGTAAACTCACGGCGAACATATTTGGGGAAAATGATTCCTCCGAACTTTCAGGTCCTATTGTCGGATTTGAGCTTACTTTTGAAGACGGGAAGGGGAATACGAATTCTGCCGTGGTCGGCAGTGATCAGAATTATTTCACCGTCAGAGCAATAGATGCCGAAAAAAAAACAGTGAAAAATTACACAGGAACAGTGCAAATCGGCACAAGTGACCCAAGTGCCAATTTTCCACACGAACATACATTTGAAGAAAAAGATTTGGGAGTATTCCAATTTTCACTCGCGTTTCGATTCTCGCAAACAGGAAAACAAACTCTTCAAGTTTTTGATTATGACCCTGATACCGAAAAAGTTTCCCGAAATATTTCAGGGGAAATTGAAATTATGGTAAAGGAATCGGAAGGAAATGTCCCATCACCAAATACTCCTCCCGGCGGAGAAGTAGATGTGAAAACTCCTGAAGAAGGAAGCACGTATGCCACGAGAGATATTTCTCTTACGGGGAAAGGAAATGCCAGGTCAGATCTCTTGGTCTTTCTCGATGACAAAGAAGTTTCTTCCGTTTCTACGGATGCAGATGGAGTGTTTTTTGATACAATTCGTGATGTTCAAGATGGAGCTCACACCATATATCTCCAGGAAAAAGCAGGGAAAAAATCTCTCTCGAAAACAGTATCTTTTTCTGTGGACACGAGATCTCCCACGCTTGATGATTTTCGCGTTTCTCCAAAAGGAGAAGTAGAAGCCGGAACAAAAATAATGGTTACTCTCCTTTCAGAAGCAGCCATTCCGAAGACCCATCTCCGAGTTGATAATCAAGAAATTTCTTTCACAGAAAAAGAAGGAACGCCAGGAAATTACGAAGTGACATTTGATGCGCCAAAAATTCCAGGAGAATATTCGCTCGATGTCATACTTATCGATCCATATGAAAATGAAAGCAGTTTTGTGTCAGCAGCAAAAATTAAAGTAATTGCAAAGAAAAATGAACTTCCCGCATTCCCTCGAAATGTCAAAGCAGCAGCGGTGGAGGAAGGAGTAAAAATCGAATGGGATCTCATCGCAAAAAGTGAGACAGAAATTACGATGTACATTATATTTGGAGGAAAATCAGAATCTTCTTTGGAAGAGATGAAAACTGTTCCCGGAACTCAGCATGAAGTTCTTCTTCAAAATCTTGAGCAAGGAACTCAGTATTTTTTCGCAGTAAGTGCTCTAGATGCAAATAAAAAACAAAGTGTAAAAAGTGAAATTGTTTCTGCAAGATCACTTTTTGACGCAAAGGAGTTTTCCGCTCCAAAAAATGTTACAGCAGTTCTCTCTGGGGAAAGTGTCAATATATCATGGGATCTAATAGAAGATCACCCGGAAGGAATTGTCCTCTATTCAATATACATGGGAACTTCCGCAGTAAACCTCGCGGTCACGGAAAGTGTTTCTGGAACAAAAACGCAAACATTGATATCTGATTTACGGGCAGGAATGTCCTATGCTTTTGCGGTAAGAGCTATTGATACGAAAGGAAAAGAAAGTGCGATGAGTTCTCCATTTTTCCTCCAAATCCCTGGGAATTCTCTCTCGGAAAACTCTGTCCTTGCAGAAGCTGGAAATACGTTTGCAAAAATTTCTTGGGATCCATCTCCTGAAGCGGATTCATATATTGTCGCATATGGAATACGTCCAGGAGGAAAACACACAGAGGAAACCGTTGTTTCCAAAACAAAAAATTCAGTGGAGATCAAAGATCTTATGAATGGTGTCGTGTATTATTTTACGGTTATTCCGCAAAAAAATGGGTTTTCTACAGGAGAGGCGTATGAAGAGACGTGGGTAATTCCAAGTAAGAATGGACTTCATGGCGCAGCAAATAGCTATAATGGTCGATCTCAAACAAGCTCAGGACCGGGTGGGGTGTTTGTGTTTGTGGGGATGGCATTTCTCTTGAGCTCTTTTTTTGTTCTCATGAGGAAGGTAAGATGCGCGTATTAA
- a CDS encoding D-alanyl-D-alanine carboxypeptidase, whose translation MTIPTDSHFPYSALEQNFEISAPAFVMPNFHPVISAPAAIIVDVASGTPIWGKNVEEERAIASLTKLMTALIIVESHDMSEVVTVSSSFQNILGAKMKVVPGEKITIENLLNGLLIPSGNDAAHVLAEYHSGSEEAFVKEMNMRAYYLGMQHTHFQNPHGLDADQHYSSPADLAILTRKILEYPKIREIIRMKKKTVFSVDGGTQHALTSTNELLFSPFPVYGVKTGTTDKAGQCLIALIKNDRQEVLVIVLGSTDRFHDVKTMLRPFLPVKPPETAIQ comes from the coding sequence ATGACAATTCCAACAGATTCACATTTCCCGTATTCTGCGCTCGAGCAGAATTTTGAAATATCCGCGCCTGCTTTCGTGATGCCAAATTTTCACCCTGTCATTTCTGCCCCCGCTGCCATTATTGTTGACGTTGCTTCAGGAACTCCTATTTGGGGAAAAAATGTTGAGGAGGAACGGGCGATAGCAAGCTTAACAAAACTCATGACAGCCCTCATCATTGTGGAATCTCATGACATGTCAGAAGTTGTAACCGTGTCCTCGTCTTTTCAGAATATTTTAGGAGCAAAAATGAAAGTTGTTCCCGGGGAGAAGATCACGATTGAGAATCTCCTGAATGGTCTCCTCATTCCGTCCGGCAATGACGCGGCTCATGTCCTTGCTGAATATCACTCTGGATCAGAGGAGGCATTTGTAAAAGAAATGAATATGAGAGCGTATTACCTGGGAATGCAGCACACACATTTTCAGAATCCACACGGGCTTGATGCTGATCAGCATTATTCTTCGCCTGCTGATCTCGCAATTCTCACGAGAAAAATTCTGGAATATCCGAAAATTCGAGAGATAATTCGCATGAAAAAAAAGACAGTTTTTTCTGTAGATGGAGGCACTCAGCATGCCCTCACCAGTACAAATGAACTCCTTTTTTCACCATTTCCTGTGTATGGCGTGAAAACGGGAACCACCGACAAGGCCGGACAATGCCTTATTGCACTTATAAAAAATGATCGCCAAGAAGTACTCGTGATCGTTCTCGGGAGTACTGATCGATTTCATGATGTGAAGACCATGCTGAGACCGTTCCTTCCAGTAAAACCGCCAGAAACAGCGATCCAGTAG
- a CDS encoding carbohydrate kinase family protein, producing the protein MSPKIFTLGSTTFDLFVKPKETSVVRISRETNCAEEFLVLPYGGKCLVEEVHEKYGGGGHNTAVGLTRLGLSAAPISCIGRDLYGKRILENLEKEGIEGKYLAYAESQTGFSIIISSFEGERTVLHHPGASADFHDFDETLLTESEGVFFNHLSSDGTSSDRIFQKIKGHFLKYPEKFLAWNPGKEQLRGGVSSFQDFLPVVDILLLNREEAELFTGKSALKSEYEEHSIQKGAHFIPEKKQDFPHYAANYDEIFTEFKKYGVQKVVITDGRKGAQLFDGKYIYFCGIDESAERKDTLGAGDAFGSALFYTLFQKKDLSFSLKCATINAGSVVSHIGAQDGLLSSEVLFSRAEKTELHQAQKSFSS; encoded by the coding sequence GTGTCTCCTAAAATTTTCACCCTTGGCAGCACAACATTTGATCTTTTTGTAAAACCAAAAGAAACATCTGTCGTGCGAATCAGTCGTGAAACGAATTGCGCCGAAGAATTTTTAGTTCTCCCATATGGAGGAAAATGCCTTGTAGAGGAAGTACATGAAAAATATGGTGGAGGTGGGCATAATACCGCAGTAGGACTTACTCGCTTGGGACTTTCTGCCGCTCCAATATCGTGTATTGGACGAGACCTTTATGGAAAACGGATTTTAGAAAATCTTGAGAAAGAAGGAATTGAAGGGAAATATTTGGCATATGCGGAATCACAGACAGGATTTTCCATTATCATTAGTTCGTTTGAAGGCGAACGAACTGTTTTGCATCATCCCGGAGCCAGTGCGGATTTTCATGATTTCGACGAAACTCTTCTCACCGAATCCGAAGGAGTATTTTTTAATCATCTCTCTTCGGATGGCACCTCCTCAGATCGTATTTTTCAAAAGATAAAAGGACATTTCCTGAAGTATCCGGAAAAATTTCTTGCCTGGAATCCAGGAAAAGAACAATTGCGAGGAGGAGTTTCGTCGTTTCAGGATTTTCTTCCAGTTGTAGATATTCTTCTCCTCAATAGGGAAGAAGCGGAACTTTTTACTGGGAAGAGTGCACTGAAGAGTGAGTACGAAGAGCATTCCATTCAAAAAGGAGCGCATTTTATTCCTGAAAAAAAACAAGACTTCCCTCATTATGCAGCAAATTATGATGAAATTTTTACGGAGTTCAAAAAATATGGAGTTCAAAAAGTGGTGATCACTGATGGGAGAAAAGGAGCGCAACTTTTTGATGGGAAATATATTTATTTTTGTGGGATAGACGAATCGGCCGAAAGAAAAGATACGCTCGGCGCTGGAGATGCGTTTGGGAGTGCTCTTTTTTACACACTTTTCCAGAAAAAAGACTTGTCTTTTTCGCTCAAATGTGCGACTATTAATGCTGGTTCTGTGGTGAGTCACATTGGGGCTCAAGATGGACTCCTGAGTTCCGAAGTACTTTTTTCACGGGCTGAAAAAACCGAGCTTCATCAGGCACAGAAATCATTTTCTTCATAA
- a CDS encoding AI-2E family transporter, with translation MPIKHLSNAFARLQQKIQNLQARLLNNERETHVLEKNSRLPSEEKIERIIFEFSSWSVVKVVMIILTAFLMVSFLGRITNILLLLFFSAFLAIVFNPGVNRLEKWHIPRPVGFFVLLILIFSFFVGILGGLIPIIAEEVAKMWEGITLFAKKLGDEDFSGLPIWMQEVIKNAIPVIENYLKQVDPAELQTTITNFVTDNVGGYFEQFTTVAGKGLSFLAAVLGGIFQFVLVIILTFFLVVEKENITDFFVKLFPKKYEEYILLKSRMVHRKISEWIHGQIVLFFVIGIIAYVGLSIIGIKYAVTLALIAGLGEFLPYIGPIFALASAAPVAFNESFSVGIATVIFYISIQLIDGNIIIPLIMKKTVGISPVVTIIAMLIGWEFLGIVGMMMAVPLASVVSVFVSDYSPRDRNIFVKKSSEKNGIFSKK, from the coding sequence ATGCCAATAAAACACCTCTCGAACGCGTTCGCAAGACTGCAGCAAAAAATACAGAATCTCCAAGCGCGTCTCCTGAATAATGAACGGGAAACTCATGTTCTTGAAAAAAATAGTCGTCTTCCAAGTGAAGAAAAAATTGAAAGGATTATTTTTGAGTTTTCTTCGTGGAGCGTAGTGAAGGTCGTGATGATTATCCTAACGGCATTTCTCATGGTTTCCTTTTTGGGAAGAATTACCAACATTCTTCTTCTTCTTTTTTTCTCAGCCTTCCTCGCTATTGTCTTTAATCCTGGAGTCAATCGGCTCGAAAAATGGCACATTCCGAGGCCTGTTGGTTTTTTTGTTCTCCTTATTCTCATTTTCTCTTTCTTTGTGGGAATTTTGGGAGGGCTTATTCCGATTATCGCTGAAGAAGTCGCAAAAATGTGGGAAGGAATTACACTATTTGCAAAGAAGTTAGGGGATGAAGATTTTTCAGGACTTCCGATATGGATGCAGGAGGTTATCAAAAATGCGATTCCTGTGATAGAGAATTATCTGAAACAAGTAGATCCTGCAGAGCTTCAAACCACTATTACGAACTTTGTTACTGACAATGTTGGTGGGTATTTTGAACAATTTACTACTGTTGCTGGAAAAGGGCTTTCTTTTCTCGCGGCGGTGCTTGGCGGTATCTTCCAATTTGTTCTCGTCATCATCCTTACATTTTTTCTTGTCGTGGAAAAAGAGAATATTACCGATTTTTTTGTAAAACTCTTTCCGAAAAAGTATGAGGAATACATCCTCTTAAAATCACGCATGGTGCACAGAAAAATCTCCGAATGGATCCATGGTCAGATTGTCCTTTTTTTCGTTATTGGAATCATTGCCTATGTAGGACTCAGTATTATTGGCATAAAATATGCTGTTACACTTGCGCTCATTGCGGGACTTGGTGAATTTCTTCCGTATATTGGTCCAATTTTTGCTCTTGCATCAGCAGCTCCCGTGGCGTTTAATGAATCATTCTCTGTCGGAATTGCAACGGTGATTTTTTATATAAGCATACAACTCATCGACGGCAATATAATTATTCCGCTCATCATGAAGAAAACAGTGGGAATTTCCCCGGTGGTCACGATCATTGCCATGCTCATCGGTTGGGAATTTCTGGGAATTGTCGGAATGATGATGGCTGTTCCACTCGCATCAGTTGTCTCTGTTTTTGTGAGTGATTATTCGCCCCGCGACAGAAATATATTTGTAAAAAAATCTTCAGAAAAAAATGGCATTTTCTCAAAAAAATGA
- a CDS encoding FtsQ-type POTRA domain-containing protein, protein MLTRRDFRANVEGITSLLLPYKGQNIFLLSKKNLSEKIIKKFPEIKTVDIERNLPRTLQVTVETYPILVKWEFSLQTKEEPQTPSIPNDRAVKIPNTPIFLNSLGRVSVTEPEDEGKAFLIQERVKNSPREMYFGYEVFNADRLQKVLSAKDLLAEQISSPVVSAELLRDAQEVHFISENGVEFWCDFSSPFEEQILKISKALREVKLFEMSLEYIDLRVPGKLIYKPK, encoded by the coding sequence ATGCTTACTCGCCGTGATTTTCGCGCAAATGTTGAAGGAATCACTTCATTATTGCTTCCGTATAAAGGGCAGAACATTTTTTTGCTTTCAAAAAAAAATCTCAGCGAAAAAATTATAAAAAAATTTCCGGAAATTAAAACAGTAGATATAGAACGAAATCTTCCTCGTACTCTTCAGGTTACTGTTGAAACATATCCTATTCTTGTGAAGTGGGAATTCTCTCTCCAAACAAAAGAAGAGCCTCAAACTCCTTCGATTCCAAATGATAGGGCAGTAAAAATTCCGAATACTCCTATTTTTCTTAATTCTCTCGGGAGGGTAAGCGTAACAGAGCCTGAAGATGAGGGAAAGGCATTTTTGATTCAAGAAAGAGTGAAAAATTCCCCTCGGGAAATGTATTTTGGGTACGAAGTATTTAATGCTGACCGTCTTCAGAAAGTGCTCAGCGCAAAAGATTTACTTGCGGAACAAATTTCATCTCCCGTGGTTTCTGCTGAGCTCCTCAGAGATGCGCAAGAAGTTCACTTTATTTCTGAAAATGGTGTAGAGTTCTGGTGTGATTTTAGCTCGCCTTTTGAGGAGCAAATTTTAAAAATTTCAAAAGCGCTTCGTGAAGTAAAACTTTTTGAAATGAGTCTTGAATATATCGATCTTCGTGTTCCTGGAAAGCTTATTTATAAACCGAAATAA